The Pseudomonas sp. IAC-BECa141 genome contains the following window.
TCGGAGACGAGCGTCGCCTGGCCGTAGGCGTTACCGGGCATGTCGTCGGTCCAGCCGACATCGATGCGCCGGTCCAGGCGTTCGATGAAACTTGGCGGCAAGGCCTGCATGGCTTCATCGAGCAGCGCCTGGCTGGCTTGTTGTTGGGCGGGGCTCAGGCCATCGGTCTTGAGCTGCAATTGCAGGCCGGCGTGGGCGTTGTTGCCAAGCAGCAACAACGCCCCGGCCAGCAGCCAGGCGCCGAATGACTTCACAGTGCGAGGATGGCTTCGGCGAGTACCTGATCACTGGCGTCGCGAGCTTCCGGCACGCGGGTGCGCAAGGTATTGAAGGCGGCTTCCAGGTTTGCACCACGGATATCACCGTCGGTGGCCACGAAACTGGCGGCGTCGTCGTGGGCTTCGCGGATGATTTTCGAATCGCGAATCGACGTGGTGGTGTCGGAGGTGAAATCAATGGTGCGCTGGGAGGCGCGGACGATGATGTTACTGGTGGCTACCAGGGTGTGCGCCTGGGCCATATCGGCTAACAACAGCATGCCAAGGGCGGCAGCAATCAGCGGGCTACGCATGGAACGACTCCGAAAAGACAGGGATGACTATTGGACGAGAATTGCCTGTGCCAGTTCAAGGTCGCTGACATGAAGTTTTGGCCGGCTTTTGCGCAGGTAATGCAGGGCGGATTCCAGCTGTGCGCCGCGCATCTGGCCGTCACTGGCAACGAACGCTGCAGCATCGTCCTGCGCGGCGATGATCAGTTTACGGTCGAACGGCGCGGAAGACACCATGCCGGTGGCCCAGACGCTGACCACGGTGTTTTGTGTGGACACATCGAAGGCGTCTGCCAGAGGAGTCCAGCAGGCGGCGATCAGTACGGAGGGGATGAGCAGATTTGAAAGAAAACGCATGGGACTCGGCAACTGTTGGCGAGTCCCAAGGCTAGCGCAATGCCCGGACTGGAGCCAGCGCCGAAACATCGGGACATGACCGGCGTGTCCCGGAATGTTCCTGTCGCTTAGATCGTCAGAATGGCCTGGGCCAGCTGTGCGTCGGTCGCGTTCAGTTGCGGAGCCTGATGACGGATGTGATCCAGTGCGCTCTCCAGTTTCACGCCACGGATTTCGCCTTCGCTGGCCACGAAGCTGGCAGCGTCGTCACGGGCGGCGAGCACGATCTTGTCGTCACGGAAGGACGAAGTGACGTCGGACGTGGCATCGGAGGAGGACTTGAGCGCGCCAACCACGGCGTCGGTAGTAACGATGAAGCTGCTGGCACTGGCGTTGGCAGCTACGGCCAGCAGGGCGGCGGCGCTGAGCAGACGAAGGCGGGACATGGGAGAACTCCTGTGGGTAAACCGTATTGAGAGGTGGCTCGGTGTCTGAGGGTCAGACGCCATTCGCACAGCATTCGCCACGTTCTGCATGGATCTTAGGCTCACCTTGCGGATTCGCACAGTGGTCAGGGTGCTGGCCTGAACACATTTTTCGCAACTGTAATTATCGTTTGTTTGGTTTTTAAAACTGTACCTATCTGATGTTTCAGGCTTGGGTATCAGGTTTTTCAGGCCTGAAACGACAAGACCCGTCGCGGTTTCCCGCGACGGGTCTTGTGTATTCAATTCGGGTTGCTGGCGGTGGGTCTAGCGACCAGAGCCAGCGACGCTACTTAGCGCCAGAACGGCTTGCTCAGCTCTTCGTAGCGTTGTGCTTCGCTAATCCCGGCGTCAGCCAGCAGACGCGAATCCAGACGAGCCAGTTGGTGGCGGCTGGAGATGCGGCGCTGCCACAGCATCAGGTTGGCGATAACGCGCAGAGGCAGGGAAGCCTGGGTTTTTACAGCTTTGTCTTCGAAGAACAGTTCGGAACTGAGTGTACGTTCCATGATTGACATCCTTCCGCTTGTGGCGGGATTAGGTAGTGGTTTAACTGGTGCCCATGATCCTCTCGTTTGGCCAGACTCTCTAGATACAGTTCACCTGTATTGTGAGTCACCAGTTAACTGTTTATAGGGGGTGTACGGGTCAAAATTGCGCAAACTGTACCTGTCTGCGCCTATTTGGTGCATTTTTGCCCAGTTCGGTGGTTTAAGTAGGGAAAGACTGTAGGAAATGACCGGTACAGCAGTACAGTTTTTGTAGGGATTGGGGATTTTGAGAATCCCGCTGACGAAACTGTGTTTGCGCCAGCGGGAAATCTGTGCGGATTACACGGCCAGCATGCGTCCGGTTTCTTCCAGATTGATATGCCAGCTCAGGGCATCACGCAGGATGTGCGGCGTGTGGCCGCCAATGGCGCAGGCTTTTTCGAAGTAGTCGTTCAGCGCCTGGCGGAAATCCGGGTGTACACAGTTATCGATGATCACCCGGGCGCGTTCCCGGGGCGCCAGGCCTCGCAGGTCGGCCAGGCCAACCTCGGTCACCAGAATGTCGACGTCATGTTCGGTATGGTCGACGTGGCTGACCATCGGCACCACGCTGGAAATCGCGCCGCCCTTGGCGATCGACTTGGTCACGAACACCGCCAGATGCGCGTTGCGTGCGAAGTCGCCCGAACCGCCGATGCCGTTCATCATCCGCGTGCCGCAGACGTGGGTGGAGTTGACGTTGCCATAGATGTCGAACTCAAGGGCCGTATTGATGCCGATGATGCCGAGGCGCCGTACCACTTCCGGGTGGTTGGAGATTTCCTGCGGGCGCAGCACCAGCTTGTCCTTGTACTTCTCCAGGTTGCCGAACACGTCGCTGTTGCGCCGCTCCGACAGGGTGATCGAGCTGCCCGAGGCGAAGCTCAGCTTACCGGCGTCGATCAGGTCGAAGGTCGAGTCCTGCAGCACTTCGGAGTACATGGTCAGGTCTTCGAACGGCGAATCGATCAGCCCGCACATCACTGCGTTGGCAATGTTGCCGATCCCGGCCTGCAGCGGTCCGAGCTTGTTGGTCATGCGCCCGGCATCGACTTCCTGCTTGAGGAAGGCGATCAGATGATCGGCGATGGCCTTGGTGTCGACATCCGGCGACGACACAGTGGATGGCGAGTCCGACTGTTGAGTGATGACGATGGCGACAATCTTCTCCGGCGGGATCGGGATCGCAGTGCTGCCGATGCGGTCGTCGACCTTTACCAGTGGAATTGGCGTACGGGTCGGGCGATAGGTCGGAATATAGATGTCATGCAGGCCTTCGAGGTTGGCGTTGTGCGCCAGGTTGATCTCGACGATCACATGTTTGGCGAAGATCGCGAAGCTCGCCGAGTTGCCCACCGAGGTGGTCGGCACGATGTGGCCCTGTTCGGTGATGGCCACGGCTTCGATCACGGCGATGTCCGGCAGCTTCAGTTGCTGATTGCGCAGTTGTTCGACGGTTTCCGACAGGTGCTGGTCGATGAACATCACTTCGCCGGCGTTGATCGCCTTGCGCAAGGTGCTGTCGACCTGGAACGGCATGCGCCGCGACAGCACGCCGGCTTCGGTCAGTTGTTTGTCGAGGTCGTTGCCCAGGCTGGCACCGGTCATCAGGCTGATCTTCAGCGGCGTGACCTTGGCTCGCTCGGCCAGCGCATGGGGCACGGCCTTGGCTTCGCCGGCACGGGTAAAGCCGCTCATGCCGACGGTCATGCCGTCCTCAATCAGCGCAGCGGCGTCGGCGGCGCTCATCACTTTATCCAACAACGAAGGCAGGCGAATACGGTCACGGTACATGGATTATTTTCTCGGGCAGCGAGTAGCAGGATGCGCAGTCTAGTGAATTTCGCGAGCGCCTGTCCCGCTACCAAGGTCGCAAACGAGGCGTCTATTTAGCGGGTTTCAAGTAAAACACCGTTACTGGATCTGCAACAACGCGGCAAATTGTCCGACGGTTTGCGCTAACAAAAACGCCCCGACAAGTCGGGGCGTTCTGTATTGCCGGCGAGGTTTACTCGACCGCTTTGACCATGTCTTCGATGACTTTCTTCGCGTCGCCGAACACCATCATGGTCTTGTCCAGGTAGAACAGTTCGTTGTCCAGACCGGCATAGCCGCTGGCCATCGAGCGCTTGTTGACGATGATGGTCTTGGCCTTGAACGCTTCGAGGATCGGCATGCCGGCAATCGGCGATTTCGGATCGTTCTTGGCGGCCGGGTTGACCACGTCGTTGGCGCCGAGCACCAGCACCACGTCGGCCTGGCCGAACTCGGAGTTGATGTCTTCCATCTCGAACACCTGGTCGTACGGCACTTCGGCTTCGGCCAGCAGTACGTTCATGTGTCCGGGCATCCGACCGGCCACCGGGTGGATCGCATACTTCACGGTCACGCCATGATGGGTCAGTTTCTCGGTGAGCTCTTTCAGCGCATGCTGCGCACGGGCCACCGCCAGACCGTAGCCAGGCACGATGATCACGGTGTCGGCGTTGGTCAGCAGGAAGGTTGCGTCGTCAGCCGAACCGGATTTCACCGGACGGGCTTCCTTCTCACCGGCAGGACCGGCGTCCGCGGTGTTGCCGAAACCGCCGAGCAGTACATTAAAGAAGGAACGGTTCATCGCCTTGCACATGATGTACGAGAGGATCGCACCGCTCGAACCCACCAGCGAGCCGGCAATGATCAGCATCGAGTTGTTCAGCGAGAAGCCGATACCCGCTGCCGCCCAGCCGGAATAGCTGTTGAGCATCGACACCACCACCGGCATGTCGGCGCCGCCGATCGGGATGATGATCAGCACGCCCATGACGAACGCCAGGGCCAGCATCAGTGCGAACGCGGCGAGGTTGCCGGTCAGCATGAAGGTGACGCCGAGGATCAGCGTCGCCAGGCCCAATACTGCGTTCAGCTTGTGCTGACCGCTGAACTGTACCGGTGCGCCCTGGAACAGACGGAACTTGTACTTGCCCGAGAGCTTGCCGAACGCAATCACCGAACCGGAGAAGGTGATTGCACCGATGGCTGCGCCGAGGAACAGCTCCAGACGGTTACCCGCCGGGATCGAGTCGCCCAGTTGCTTGACGATGCCCAGGGACTGCGGCTCGACCACGGCAGCAATGGCGATGAACACCGCTGCCAGACCGATCATGCTGTGCATGAACGCAACCAGTTCCGGCATCTTGGTCATTTCAACGCGCTTGGCCATGATCGAACCGGCGGTGCCGCCGATCAGCAGACCGACGATCACATAGCCAATGCCGGCGGTGGCCCCGCCTTGTTCTAAAGAGAGCGCGCCGAGCTTATAGATGAGGCCGACAGTGGTCAGGATTGCCAACGCCATGCCGAGCATGCCGAACAGGTTGCCGCGGCGCGACGTGGTCGGGTGCGACAGGCCTTTGAGGGCCTGGATGAAGCAGATCGACGCGATCAGATAGAGCGTCGTGACGAGGTTCATGCTCATTACTTAGGCGCCTCTTCTTTTGCTTTCGGGGCTTTCTTCTTGAACATCTCGAGCATGCGGCGGGTGACCAGGAAGCCACCGAACACGTTGACCGCGGCCAGTGCCACCGCGAGGGTGCCCATGGTCTTGCCCAGCGGGGTGACGGTCAGTGCGGCGGCGAGCATGGCGCCGACGATCACGATCGCCGAAATGGCGTTGGTCACGGCCATCAAAGGCGTGTGCAGCGCGGGTGTAACGTTCCAGACCACGTGGTAACCGACATAAATCGCCAGCACGAAGATGATCAGGTTGTAGATACCGGGGGAGATAAGCTCTTCCATCGTCTGAATCCCTGCTTAGGCGTTTTTGCGGATGACTTGGCCGTCGCGGCACATCAGGCACGCGGCGACGATGTCGTCTTCGAGGTTCACTTCGAACTGGCCTTCTTTGGTGAAGACCAGCTTCAGGAAGTCCAGCAGGTTGCGTGCGTACAGCGCCGAGGCGTCTGCGGCGACTTCACCGGCGAGGTTAGTCGGGCCGACGATGGTCACGCCGTTCTCGATCACGACCTGATCGGCCACGGTCAGCGGGCAGTTGCCCCCCTGGGCTGCAGCGAGGTCGATGACCACCGAGCCGGGTTTCATCTGCGCCACGGTTTCCGCGCTGAGCAGCGTCGGTGCCTTGCGACCCGGAATCAGTGCGGTGGTGATGACGATGTCGGCCTGCTTGGCGCGCTCGTGCACGGCC
Protein-coding sequences here:
- a CDS encoding DUF2388 domain-containing protein, producing the protein MRSPLIAAALGMLLLADMAQAHTLVATSNIIVRASQRTIDFTSDTTTSIRDSKIIREAHDDAASFVATDGDIRGANLEAAFNTLRTRVPEARDASDQVLAEAILAL
- a CDS encoding DUF2388 domain-containing protein; amino-acid sequence: MRFLSNLLIPSVLIAACWTPLADAFDVSTQNTVVSVWATGMVSSAPFDRKLIIAAQDDAAAFVASDGQMRGAQLESALHYLRKSRPKLHVSDLELAQAILVQ
- a CDS encoding DUF2388 domain-containing protein, encoding MSRLRLLSAAALLAVAANASASSFIVTTDAVVGALKSSSDATSDVTSSFRDDKIVLAARDDAASFVASEGEIRGVKLESALDHIRHQAPQLNATDAQLAQAILTI
- a CDS encoding DUF1127 domain-containing protein — encoded protein: MERTLSSELFFEDKAVKTQASLPLRVIANLMLWQRRISSRHQLARLDSRLLADAGISEAQRYEELSKPFWR
- a CDS encoding acetyl-CoA hydrolase/transferase family protein; the protein is MYRDRIRLPSLLDKVMSAADAAALIEDGMTVGMSGFTRAGEAKAVPHALAERAKVTPLKISLMTGASLGNDLDKQLTEAGVLSRRMPFQVDSTLRKAINAGEVMFIDQHLSETVEQLRNQQLKLPDIAVIEAVAITEQGHIVPTTSVGNSASFAIFAKHVIVEINLAHNANLEGLHDIYIPTYRPTRTPIPLVKVDDRIGSTAIPIPPEKIVAIVITQQSDSPSTVSSPDVDTKAIADHLIAFLKQEVDAGRMTNKLGPLQAGIGNIANAVMCGLIDSPFEDLTMYSEVLQDSTFDLIDAGKLSFASGSSITLSERRNSDVFGNLEKYKDKLVLRPQEISNHPEVVRRLGIIGINTALEFDIYGNVNSTHVCGTRMMNGIGGSGDFARNAHLAVFVTKSIAKGGAISSVVPMVSHVDHTEHDVDILVTEVGLADLRGLAPRERARVIIDNCVHPDFRQALNDYFEKACAIGGHTPHILRDALSWHINLEETGRMLAV
- a CDS encoding NAD(P)(+) transhydrogenase (Re/Si-specific) subunit beta; translated protein: MSMNLVTTLYLIASICFIQALKGLSHPTTSRRGNLFGMLGMALAILTTVGLIYKLGALSLEQGGATAGIGYVIVGLLIGGTAGSIMAKRVEMTKMPELVAFMHSMIGLAAVFIAIAAVVEPQSLGIVKQLGDSIPAGNRLELFLGAAIGAITFSGSVIAFGKLSGKYKFRLFQGAPVQFSGQHKLNAVLGLATLILGVTFMLTGNLAAFALMLALAFVMGVLIIIPIGGADMPVVVSMLNSYSGWAAAGIGFSLNNSMLIIAGSLVGSSGAILSYIMCKAMNRSFFNVLLGGFGNTADAGPAGEKEARPVKSGSADDATFLLTNADTVIIVPGYGLAVARAQHALKELTEKLTHHGVTVKYAIHPVAGRMPGHMNVLLAEAEVPYDQVFEMEDINSEFGQADVVLVLGANDVVNPAAKNDPKSPIAGMPILEAFKAKTIIVNKRSMASGYAGLDNELFYLDKTMMVFGDAKKVIEDMVKAVE
- a CDS encoding NAD(P) transhydrogenase subunit alpha — translated: MEELISPGIYNLIIFVLAIYVGYHVVWNVTPALHTPLMAVTNAISAIVIVGAMLAAALTVTPLGKTMGTLAVALAAVNVFGGFLVTRRMLEMFKKKAPKAKEEAPK